GCATCACACCCATGACGTCGATTACAACGGGCACGGCGCATATAAGCGAAGCGGCGGAAAAAGACAGTCTAGTCGCGCTCGTCACGACTTCGGATCGGGACTCCGGCGTGAACAGCCAAGTCCACTGCACCCTTTACGGTCATGACCACTTTAAACTCCGGCAAGCCTACGAGGACAGCTACATGATAGTGACGGCGGCGCCGTTAGACCGCGAAAGGATCAGCGAGTACAATCTCACGGTCATGGCGGAGGACTTTGGGTCACCGCCTCTCAGGAAGATCACCCAGTACACAATCAGAATCAGTGACGAAAACGACAACGCGCCACGTTTCACTAAACCGGTTTACGAAGTCTCCGTAGCCGAGAACAACGCTCCGGGCGCTTACATCGCCACCGTTGAAGCCACGGACGCGGATTTAGGCAACAACGGCAAAATCACGTACAGACTCGTGGATAGCCTCATCATGGGCTCCCCTGTGAATACGTTCGTTTCGCTGAATTCTGTATCGGGGTCAATTTACGCTCTACGAAGTTTCAACTACGAGGTCATGAGACAGCTCGATGTCCACGTCCAAGCCGGCGACGGCGGTTCGCCGCAGCTTCAAAGCACGGCCGTTATACGGTTAAAAATAGTCGATCAAAACGACAACGAGCCTTGTATCATCGAACCGCCGCTTTATAAGGGCTCCGCTGATGTCTTCCTCCCGAAGGACGCGCCGCCGGGTTACGTCGTCACGCATATAAAGGCCACAGACGCCGACGAAGGCATCAACGCTCGTTTGTCCTATAAAATCACAGAAGGCGCCCTGTTGGGGTTCTCCATCGATAAAGACACGGGGAAAGTACACGTGAGTCGACAGCTGACGTACGACGTCACCGACAACGTCAAAGCGGTGGTGTCGGTCAGCGACAACGGCTCCCCTTCGATGACGTCCACGGCGATTATTCACTTCAATTTCATCGAGGGCGCCGTGCCCAGCGTGGCGTCCTCCGCTCACGACGAGTATCTCTTCGAGTGGGACACCTCGGTGGCGATTATCATCGTCCTGGCGGGGAGCTGCTCGCTCCTGCTGCTGGCCATCATTCTCATCACGACTATTTGCAGCCGGCGCAGGAAAGAGACGCGGGAGCGCTACGACGAGCGAGCGGAGGCGCCTAAAAAAACAGAGAACACCGAAAGCGGCGGCATCGATTCTTTAATCGGGAAAACGTTCGAGACGCATCCGTTCCCTGAGCAGACGACGCTGGCTGCCGGCAACGcggcgatggcggcggcggcggcggataTGGCCTGCGAGGACGCATGTCAAGCGGCGGGCGTCTTTGAGCCCAATAACAGGGTCATGGAAGGCAAACTAAAGGTACGTGAATAAACTCGGGtaggggagggggtgggggttatGTTATGTCGCCTCATTAGTTTTTCATGTGACCTTCAGGGCTATTCCACTTTACCCGGATACGGGAAAGAAGCCTTGAGACCGATAACAATATGGAAGGGGAATTCATTCACAACCATCTCGGCGAGGGACCCCCACATCAGCGGCAAGGACAGCGGAAAAGGTGACAGCGACTTCAACGACAGCGATTCTGACATAAGCGGAGACGTGCACAAGAAAGATTCCCCCCCCACAAATGGTAATTATGAACACAACAATTAACCTCGCGTAATTAGCAATCAATTAGTGtgtcaagatttttttttgcaacaaaaatgcaattttttaaaatattatttctgCCGAAGATCCAgtaattcaaatttttttttgcaatttttaaatttaacaaaaaatttacaaaaaatttacaaaaaatttacaaaaaatttacaaaaaaattacaaaaaaattacaaaaaaattacaaaaaaattacaaaaaaattacaaaaaaattacaaaaaatttacaaaaattttacaaaaaaaatacaaaaaaattacaaatattttacaaaaattacaaaaaaattacaaaaaaattacaaaaaaattacaaaaaaattacaaaaaaaatacaaatattttacaaaaattacaaaaaaattacaaaaaaattacaaaaaaattacaaaaaattacaaaaaaattacaaaaaaattacaaaaaaattacaaaaaatttacaacaaatttacaaaaattttacaaaaaattacaaatattttacaaaaattacaaaaaaattacaaaaaattacaaaaaattacaaaaaattacaaaaaaaaatacaaaaaaattacaaaaaaattacaaaaaaattacaaaaaaattacaacaaatttacaaaaaatttacaaaaaaattacaaaattaacaaatggctttttgtagaaaatctgaCTAAATTCTGACAAATTGCATGTACTAAAAAATATCGTATATGTTGACTAcatgattattttttcaaaGTCAATTTTGAGTGAAATTTGGTTCTTCATTGATTAATAcactttaattatttattttcataaactcattcattcattcattttctaccgcttgtcctcatgatgTTGAGTCCTGCCCTGTACATTCCACAAATATGGCTGACACtaagaatatattatttttgtaacaaaTGGTAATTATGAACACAACAATTAACCTCGCGTAATTAGCAATCAATTAGTGTGTTTTTATCTCTGACAGCTCTCTGGGCGTGCACAAGCGAATGCAAAGTCCTGGGACACTCCGACAGATGCTGGAGCCCCTCGGCGTCCAGGCCCAACACCAGCATGGCTTCTGGGCCTAACCTGTCAACCTTCTCCAGGATGGCTTCGCTTCCCCGGGACACCAGGAGGGAACACTACTATCCGTCCCACGTGCCTAAAGGCAACGGCCTGCAAAGCGTGTATGAAAAAGTCCAACACCAGGAGTTTGATTATATTCTTGTTGGCCCCCCCACGCCGGCCAGAATACAGGAAACGGATGAGATCTCCATCCCGGAGTA
This is a stretch of genomic DNA from Doryrhamphus excisus isolate RoL2022-K1 chromosome 9, RoL_Dexc_1.0, whole genome shotgun sequence. It encodes these proteins:
- the si:ch211-199f5.1 gene encoding protocadherin-8, with product MDTMKMIFITYYHWWIFLLSLQPFLCASLARTEGNTIRYQCNEEQAAGTVIGNLAKDMSLSAPHSSRTNFRMMRQFNDSFIRVRESDGQLSVGERMDRERMCRHTPQCPVAFDVVSFSKERYKLIHVEVEIKDINDNSPEFPSAESVVEISENAAVGSHVPLDPATDSDVGSNYIQSYQISVNSHFTIDVLLRADGVKYAELVLMKELDRETLASYSLDLVATDGGNPPRSGSTKITVRVTDFNDNSPVFDQNSFSVSLPEDAPVGTVILDLNAEDADEGQNGEVVYGFGKQVSHLIRELFHVDNRSGRLTLRSPVDFEDKRTYELDIQATDLGPNPIPSVCKIVIHVTDVNDNAPEISITPMTSITTGTAHISEAAEKDSLVALVTTSDRDSGVNSQVHCTLYGHDHFKLRQAYEDSYMIVTAAPLDRERISEYNLTVMAEDFGSPPLRKITQYTIRISDENDNAPRFTKPVYEVSVAENNAPGAYIATVEATDADLGNNGKITYRLVDSLIMGSPVNTFVSLNSVSGSIYALRSFNYEVMRQLDVHVQAGDGGSPQLQSTAVIRLKIVDQNDNEPCIIEPPLYKGSADVFLPKDAPPGYVVTHIKATDADEGINARLSYKITEGALLGFSIDKDTGKVHVSRQLTYDVTDNVKAVVSVSDNGSPSMTSTAIIHFNFIEGAVPSVASSAHDEYLFEWDTSVAIIIVLAGSCSLLLLAIILITTICSRRRKETRERYDERAEAPKKTENTESGGIDSLIGKTFETHPFPEQTTLAAGNAAMAAAAADMACEDACQAAGVFEPNNRVMEGKLKGYSTLPGYGKEALRPITIWKGNSFTTISARDPHISGKDSGKGDSDFNDSDSDISGDVHKKDSPPTNALWACTSECKVLGHSDRCWSPSASRPNTSMASGPNLSTFSRMASLPRDTRREHYYPSHVPKGNGLQSVYEKVQHQEFDYILVGPPTPARIQETDEISIPEYTNS